One Camelus bactrianus isolate YW-2024 breed Bactrian camel chromosome 14, ASM4877302v1, whole genome shotgun sequence genomic region harbors:
- the ACOD1 gene encoding cis-aconitate decarboxylase yields the protein MMLKSVTASFAKVIHGLKVGHLTDHVIQRSKRMILDTLGVGLLGTNTEVFHKAHEYSKVYTSSVSSTVWGRPGFGLPPAYAAFVNGVAIHSMDFDDTWYPATHPSGPVLPVLMALSEALPPSPKCSGLDLLLAFNVGIEVQGRLMHFSKEANDIPKRFHPPSVVGTLGSAAAASKFLGLSVTECQEALAIAVSHAGAPMANAATQTKPLHIGNAARHGIEAVFLAMLGLQGNKQVLDMETGFGAFYANYSPKVLPDLDSHTWLLDQQDVAFKVFPAHLATHWVANAAASVRRHLVTDRALLPIDCIERIVLRIPDVQYVNRPFPDSEHEARHSFQYVACATLLDGAIAVPSFHKCQINRPQVRELLGKVELEHPRDNLPNFNTLYCEVSVVLKDGAIFTERCDTFYGHWRKPLSQKDLLEKFRANASRVLSCHTVERLIELVENLEVVGDCSVLTALLKELSPPEVASKSI from the exons ATGATGCTCAAG TCTGTCACAGCAAGCTTTGCCAAAGTGATCCATGGCTTGAAAGTGGGACACCTGACCGATCACGTCATTCAGAGGAGCAAGAGGATGATTCTGGATACTCTGGGCGTTGGGCTCCTGGGAACCAACACAGAAGTGTTTCACAAAGCCCATGAATACAGTAAA GTCTACACTTCCAGTGTATCCAGCACTGTTTGGGGTCGGCCAGGCTTCGGGCTCCCACCAGCATATGCTGCTTTCGTTAACGGTGTGGCT ATTCACTCAATGGATTTTGATGACACGTGGTACCCTGCCACTCACCCTTCTGGACCTGTCCTTCCTGTCCTCATGGCTTTATCAGAAGCCCTGCCTCCAAGTCCGAAGTGTTCTGGCCTTGACCTGCTGCTGGCTTTCAATGTTGGAATTGAAGTGCAAGGCCGATTAatgcatttctccaaggaagccAATGACATACCAAAGAG ATTCCATCCCCCCTCAGTGGTGGGAACTCTGGGGAGTGCTGCTGCTGCATCTAAGTTTTTGGGGCTCAGCGTGACGGAGTGCCAAGAGGCCCTGGCTATTGCTGTTTCTCATGCTGGGGCACCCATGGCAAATGCCGCCACTCAGACCAAGCCCCTTCATATTGGCAATGCTGCTAGGCATGGGATAGAAGCTGTTTTCCTGGCAATGCTGGGTCTCCAGGGAAACAAGCAGGTCTTGGACATGGAGACAGGGTTTGGGGCCTTCTATGCCAACTATTCCCCAAAAGTCCTTCCAGACCTAGATTCACATACTTGGTTGCTGGACCAGCAGGATGTGGCCTTCAAGGTTTTCCCTGCGCATCTGGCCACCCACTGGGTGGCAAACGCAGCTGCATCTGTGAGAAGACACCTTGTGACAGACAGAGCCCTGCTTCCCATTGACTGCATTGAGAGAATTGTGCTTAGAATTCCAGATGTCCAGTATGTGAATAGGCCCTTCCCAGACTCAGAGCACGAAGCCCGCCACTCCTTCCAGTATGTGGCCTGTGCCACGCTGCTTGATGGTGCCATCGCTGTCCCATCGTTCCACAAATGCCAGATCAACAGGCCACAGGTGAGAGAGCTGCTGGGTAAGGTGGAGCTGGAGCACCCTCGAGACAACCTCCCAAACTTCAACACACTGTACTGCGAGGTAAGTGTTGTCCTCAAGGATGGAGCCATCTTCACAGAGCGCTGTGATACCTTCTACGGTCACTGGAGGAAGCCTCTAAGCCAGAAGGACCTACTGGAAAAGTTCAGAGCCAATGCCTCCAGGGTGCTGTCCTGCCACACAGTAGAAAGGCTTATAGAGCTAGTAGAAAACCTAGAAGTCGTAGGAGACTGTTCTGTGCTGACTGCTCTTCTGAAAGAACTCTCTCCACCAGAAGTGGCTTCAAAATCTATCTAG